The following coding sequences are from one Seonamhaeicola sp. ML3 window:
- a CDS encoding PAS domain-containing sensor histidine kinase — protein MNLTNHQNTFRWIIVGASFIIVMFILWKTYEFFQLFKYEERVKIEIWAKAQSDIIKTGDLNSDMGDLPLKVITSNKTTPMIMVNRDGSIDHNNIDPVKAKDSLYIKKLITKFSTENDPKEVIFDGKVYNTIYYGNSPLLNKLKYYPLALILIVVLFGAVIFFFYSSNKNATQNKLWSGMAKETAHQIGTPLSSLIGWTEILKSEQVNPEYIQEIEKDVDRLKTITERFSKIGSLPTLETANIVEETVSSYDYLKSRASNLIEFNLVAPDNYIPVELNKQLYSWTIENLVKNGIDAMKGRGKLTIEISQLEDNVNINVSDTGKGVPKKHFTKIFEPGFTTKKRGWGLGLSLTKRIIEDFHNGKIKVIRSEKDKGTTIQINLKRC, from the coding sequence ATGAATTTAACTAATCATCAAAACACATTTCGCTGGATAATAGTAGGCGCCTCCTTTATTATAGTGATGTTTATTCTATGGAAAACTTATGAGTTTTTTCAGTTATTTAAGTATGAAGAGCGGGTTAAAATAGAAATATGGGCAAAAGCTCAATCGGATATCATAAAAACCGGAGATCTTAACTCCGATATGGGAGATTTACCCCTTAAGGTCATAACCAGTAACAAAACAACGCCCATGATCATGGTTAATCGCGATGGGAGCATTGATCATAACAACATTGACCCTGTAAAAGCCAAGGACTCACTCTATATAAAAAAGCTAATAACAAAATTTAGCACAGAAAACGACCCCAAAGAAGTTATTTTCGATGGTAAAGTATACAACACTATTTATTATGGAAATTCACCATTACTTAACAAGTTGAAGTACTATCCTCTGGCTTTAATTCTTATTGTAGTTTTGTTTGGCGCTGTAATTTTCTTCTTCTACAGTAGCAACAAAAATGCAACTCAAAATAAATTATGGTCTGGAATGGCGAAAGAAACGGCCCATCAAATTGGAACCCCGTTATCCTCTCTTATTGGTTGGACCGAAATTTTAAAAAGTGAGCAGGTTAATCCAGAATATATTCAAGAAATTGAAAAAGATGTTGACCGATTAAAAACTATTACCGAACGCTTTAGTAAAATTGGATCCTTACCAACTTTAGAAACTGCTAATATTGTTGAGGAAACCGTTAGCTCTTACGACTACTTAAAATCTAGAGCTTCGAACTTAATTGAATTCAACTTGGTAGCTCCAGATAATTATATTCCTGTTGAGCTGAATAAACAGCTTTACAGCTGGACCATTGAAAACCTTGTAAAAAACGGTATAGATGCCATGAAGGGACGAGGCAAATTAACCATTGAAATTTCACAACTCGAGGATAATGTAAACATAAACGTTAGCGATACAGGTAAGGGTGTCCCAAAAAAACATTTTACAAAAATTTTCGAACCTGGATTTACTACCAAAAAACGTGGCTGGGGACTTGGTCTTTCTTTGACCAAACGTATTATTGAAGATTTTCACAATGGAAAAATAAAGGTTATCCGTTCTGAAAAAGATAAAGGCACGACAATTCAAATTAACTTGAAACGCTGCTAA
- a CDS encoding AAA family ATPase, with protein sequence MEKNLRQEPSNCIKIVLFGPESTGKTTLSRQLARHYNTVWVPEYARAYLQDKWNNERKTCEPHDLLPIAEGQMRLENELSKKTDTVLICDTDLLETKVYSEAYYVGACDPLIEKFALENIYDLYFLTYIDVPWEADDLRDKPNERMLMFEAFKNELIKQNRPYVLLKGNKKERLEEAIKHIDKLIKDKKNVH encoded by the coding sequence ATGGAAAAAAACCTTAGACAAGAACCTTCTAATTGCATAAAAATTGTTTTGTTTGGCCCTGAATCTACAGGTAAAACGACTTTATCTAGACAATTAGCCCGACATTACAATACGGTATGGGTGCCAGAGTACGCCAGAGCGTATCTTCAAGATAAGTGGAATAATGAAAGAAAAACGTGCGAGCCCCATGATTTATTGCCGATTGCAGAGGGGCAAATGCGTTTAGAAAACGAGCTATCCAAAAAAACAGATACCGTTTTAATTTGTGATACAGATTTACTGGAAACCAAAGTATATTCCGAGGCCTATTATGTGGGTGCATGTGACCCGCTTATTGAAAAATTTGCATTAGAAAACATTTACGATTTATATTTTTTGACCTATATTGATGTCCCCTGGGAGGCCGATGATTTAAGGGATAAGCCAAACGAAAGAATGCTAATGTTCGAGGCATTTAAAAATGAGTTAATAAAACAAAACAGACCTTATGTTTTGTTAAAGGGAAATAAAAAAGAACGCCTTGAAGAGGCTATAAAACATATTGATAAGCTAATAAAAGACAAAAAGAATGTTCACTGA
- a CDS encoding flavin reductase family protein, with protein sequence MASFEPKDLSTSKLHSYLLGAVAPRPIAFASTVDKEGRPNLSPFSFFNVFSANPPILVFSPARRVRDNTVKHTLENVLATKEVVINIVNFDLVHQVSLSSSEYPKGVNEFEKAGLSMLKSDLVKPLRVAESPVQFECKVNEVITLGSEGGAGNLVICEVLKLHIDDDVLNDDQSINQNKLDLVARAGGAYYSRAKKGFFEIPKPISTLGIGVDSMPEHVKNSMILTGNDLGMLANVDKLPSAEEVNAFIESVAENYPNIKTATHREKHKLARNYLSFGDVESAWKILLSK encoded by the coding sequence ATGGCGTCATTCGAACCAAAAGACTTGTCAACCAGTAAATTGCATAGCTATTTATTGGGTGCTGTAGCTCCCAGGCCAATAGCATTTGCAAGTACCGTTGATAAAGAGGGTAGACCTAATTTGTCGCCTTTCAGTTTTTTCAATGTGTTTAGTGCTAACCCTCCTATTTTGGTTTTTTCGCCAGCACGAAGAGTTAGAGATAATACCGTAAAACACACATTAGAAAATGTTCTTGCTACTAAAGAGGTAGTTATAAATATTGTGAATTTTGATTTGGTACATCAAGTGTCATTAAGTAGTTCGGAATACCCAAAAGGCGTTAATGAATTTGAAAAAGCTGGATTGAGCATGCTTAAGTCTGATTTGGTAAAGCCTTTGAGGGTAGCTGAATCTCCAGTGCAGTTTGAATGTAAGGTTAATGAAGTAATAACATTGGGGAGTGAAGGTGGTGCAGGCAATTTAGTAATATGTGAAGTATTAAAACTACACATTGATGACGATGTGTTGAATGATGACCAATCCATAAACCAAAATAAGTTAGATTTGGTCGCGCGTGCTGGTGGGGCTTATTATAGTAGGGCAAAAAAAGGTTTTTTTGAGATTCCTAAACCCATATCAACTTTAGGTATTGGTGTTGATAGTATGCCAGAACATGTAAAGAATAGCATGATTTTAACTGGTAACGATTTAGGGATGTTAGCAAATGTAGATAAGTTACCGAGTGCTGAAGAAGTCAATGCTTTTATTGAAAGTGTTGCGGAGAATTACCCTAATATAAAAACAGCTACTCACAGGGAAAAACACAAACTGGCCCGTAATTATTTGAGTTTTGGAGATGTAGAAAGTGCTTGGAAAATATTGTTAAGTAAATAA
- a CDS encoding thiamine-binding protein, translating to MKISVELTLTPLQDDFEPAIIQFIKNLRASNLKVLENPLSTQVYGEYNEVMSVLNKEIKEAFELIDKGLLYMKIVKSDRFEYEPHF from the coding sequence ATGAAAATATCAGTGGAATTAACATTAACACCTTTGCAAGACGATTTTGAGCCTGCCATCATTCAATTTATAAAAAATTTAAGAGCTTCTAATTTAAAAGTTTTAGAAAACCCTTTGAGCACACAGGTTTACGGCGAGTACAATGAGGTAATGAGTGTGTTGAACAAAGAAATTAAAGAAGCATTCGAACTCATAGATAAGGGTTTGCTTTACATGAAAATCGTAAAATCTGACAGATTCGAATATGAACCCCATTTTTGA
- a CDS encoding DUF4301 family protein yields MFTEKDIQQIHGKGITFDQVNSQVERLKNGMTYSKLLAAATIGRGIEQFNEEEASEYISLYENKQNDLSIVKFVPASGAATRMFKFLFQFLGAFNPKKETISGFIKRQSDDLVGTFFNNLETFPFYNEVIAKLKETHTDYEGLSESDKALEFVKAMLGNDTLNYSFFPKGLLPFHKYGDAPVSAFREHLLEATIYASSNKTANLHFTVSPKHHKYFESEFSKVKEQLTKETGVVYNVSYSYQKEETETLALTTGNTIYRNEDDSILFRPAGHGALLENLDELDHDLLFIKNIDNIVVSDKNVAISEYKKLLAGVLLSVQEKVFEYLKKLDEEECNEEDFKIIALFLIHRLNIVLDRDFDEFSLEDKKAYLHAKLNRPMRVCGMVKNEGQPGGGPFWVKDADGNISLQIVEFAQIDFRNKDQQGIVYKATHFNPTDLVCAVRDYKGAKFNLKDYVDYDAAFITMKTQNGTDIKALELPGLWNGSMADWISVFVEVPLETFNPVKTVNDLLKPAHQSE; encoded by the coding sequence ATGTTCACTGAAAAAGATATTCAACAAATACATGGTAAAGGCATAACGTTCGATCAGGTTAATAGCCAAGTAGAGCGTTTAAAAAACGGAATGACGTATTCTAAACTACTAGCGGCAGCTACTATTGGTAGGGGTATAGAACAGTTCAATGAAGAAGAAGCTAGCGAATATATCAGCCTTTATGAGAACAAACAAAACGATTTATCTATTGTGAAATTTGTACCTGCTTCTGGGGCAGCGACAAGAATGTTTAAGTTTTTATTTCAGTTTTTAGGAGCTTTCAATCCGAAAAAGGAAACTATTTCAGGTTTTATAAAACGGCAAAGTGATGATTTGGTCGGAACTTTTTTTAATAATCTTGAGACTTTTCCTTTTTACAACGAGGTAATAGCTAAGCTAAAAGAGACCCATACAGATTATGAAGGGTTATCAGAAAGTGATAAGGCCCTGGAATTTGTTAAAGCCATGTTGGGCAACGATACTTTAAACTATAGTTTTTTTCCAAAAGGCTTGCTTCCTTTTCATAAGTATGGAGACGCTCCTGTATCTGCTTTTAGAGAACATCTTTTAGAGGCTACTATCTATGCTTCTTCAAACAAAACGGCGAACCTCCATTTTACAGTTTCTCCAAAGCATCATAAGTATTTTGAATCGGAGTTTAGCAAGGTAAAAGAACAACTTACCAAGGAAACAGGTGTTGTGTATAACGTGTCCTATTCTTACCAAAAAGAAGAGACAGAAACACTTGCGCTTACAACAGGCAACACTATTTATAGAAATGAAGACGATTCTATATTATTCAGGCCTGCTGGGCATGGAGCGCTTCTCGAGAATTTAGATGAATTAGATCATGATCTTCTCTTTATTAAGAATATTGATAATATCGTAGTGTCTGATAAGAATGTGGCTATTTCAGAATACAAGAAACTATTAGCCGGTGTTTTGTTAAGCGTTCAGGAAAAAGTATTTGAATATTTAAAGAAGCTGGATGAAGAAGAATGTAATGAAGAGGATTTTAAGATTATAGCTCTGTTTTTGATCCATAGGTTGAATATTGTTTTAGATAGAGATTTTGATGAATTTAGCTTGGAGGACAAAAAAGCGTATTTACATGCAAAATTAAACAGGCCAATGAGGGTTTGTGGTATGGTAAAAAATGAAGGACAACCTGGTGGCGGCCCTTTTTGGGTGAAAGATGCCGATGGAAATATTTCACTCCAGATTGTTGAATTTGCTCAAATAGACTTTAGAAATAAAGACCAACAAGGTATTGTTTACAAGGCTACTCATTTTAATCCAACAGATTTGGTATGTGCGGTTAGAGACTATAAAGGCGCAAAGTTCAATCTTAAAGATTATGTAGATTATGATGCTGCCTTCATAACTATGAAAACTCAAAATGGCACAGACATTAAGGCGCTCGAACTTCCTGGTTTATGGAATGGAAGTATGGCCGACTGGATTTCGGTATTTGTAGAGGTGCCTTTGGAGACTTTCAATCCCGTTAAAACGGTAAACGATCTTCTTAAACCTGCGCATCAATCCGAATAA
- a CDS encoding DUF3127 domain-containing protein, whose translation MEVQGRIKVIGETQTFGANGFRKREIVVTTEEQYPQHIMVEFVQDKTDLLNNYQVGQQVKININLRGREWVNPQGETKYFNSIQGWRIEALQQDTAAGNVPPVPPMDAFEPAGELNTDDNDDLPF comes from the coding sequence ATGGAAGTTCAAGGAAGAATTAAAGTGATTGGGGAAACTCAAACATTCGGAGCAAATGGATTTAGAAAAAGAGAAATTGTTGTAACTACAGAAGAGCAATATCCTCAGCATATTATGGTCGAATTTGTTCAAGATAAAACAGATTTGTTAAATAATTATCAAGTAGGACAGCAAGTAAAAATAAATATCAATTTAAGAGGAAGAGAATGGGTAAACCCACAAGGAGAGACCAAATATTTTAATTCTATTCAAGGGTGGCGTATAGAAGCTTTGCAACAAGATACAGCAGCAGGTAATGTGCCGCCAGTACCTCCAATGGACGCTTTTGAGCCTGCGGGAGAGTTGAATACTGATGATAATGACGATTTACCTTTCTAA
- the pnuC gene encoding nicotinamide riboside transporter PnuC, with product MNPIFDFFFGQYSGYQTVDVVLEITAVVFGFLSVWFSKQNNVLVFPTGMISTVIFVYLLLKWELLGDMMINAYYFIMSVYGWFIWTRKVDETHVTPISRTTSKEKMTSVYIFLVTLLFVFLVYKCFDKWTSWVAYVDTFTTAIFFVGMWLMAKRKIENWIYWIVGDIISVPLYFYKGFTFTSFQYLGFTLIAIFGYLAWKKTLDKNLLIA from the coding sequence ATGAACCCCATTTTTGATTTTTTCTTTGGTCAATATTCAGGTTATCAAACTGTTGATGTTGTTCTGGAAATTACGGCGGTAGTTTTCGGGTTCTTATCAGTTTGGTTTTCAAAACAAAATAATGTTCTAGTGTTCCCAACTGGAATGATAAGTACTGTTATTTTTGTGTACTTGCTTTTAAAGTGGGAGCTTTTGGGTGATATGATGATCAACGCGTATTATTTTATTATGAGTGTATATGGTTGGTTTATCTGGACAAGGAAAGTTGATGAAACTCATGTAACTCCAATCTCTAGGACTACTTCCAAAGAGAAAATGACGAGTGTTTATATATTCTTGGTCACGTTGTTGTTTGTTTTTTTAGTTTATAAGTGTTTTGATAAGTGGACAAGTTGGGTGGCTTATGTAGATACGTTTACTACTGCTATTTTCTTTGTAGGAATGTGGCTTATGGCAAAACGGAAAATTGAAAATTGGATATATTGGATTGTAGGAGATATCATTTCTGTACCGCTTTATTTCTATAAAGGATTTACATTTACCAGTTTTCAATATTTAGGATTCACATTAATAGCTATTTTTGGATATCTAGCATGGAAAAAAACCTTAGACAAGAACCTTCTAATTGCATAA
- a CDS encoding HIT family protein, with product MASSIFTKIINGEIPCYKIAETESFFAFLDINPNSKGHTLCIPKKEVDKIFDLDEETYNGLMSFSRKVALAIEKAVPCERVGISVIGLEVPHVHVHLIPLHSMEDARFIKKTKLTPEAFENIASSIRAHL from the coding sequence ATGGCTTCCTCAATTTTTACAAAAATTATAAACGGTGAAATACCTTGTTATAAAATCGCAGAAACAGAATCGTTTTTTGCTTTTTTAGATATTAATCCCAACAGTAAAGGACATACACTTTGTATTCCTAAGAAGGAAGTCGATAAAATTTTTGACTTAGATGAGGAGACTTACAATGGTTTAATGAGCTTTTCTAGAAAAGTGGCTTTAGCTATTGAGAAAGCAGTGCCTTGTGAACGCGTTGGAATTTCGGTAATTGGCTTAGAAGTTCCTCATGTTCACGTGCATTTAATTCCTTTGCATTCTATGGAAGATGCGCGTTTTATCAAAAAAACAAAGCTAACTCCCGAAGCATTCGAAAATATAGCAAGTTCAATAAGAGCTCATTTGTAA
- the arfB gene encoding alternative ribosome rescue aminoacyl-tRNA hydrolase ArfB, producing the protein MFDEETVLKELSFKASRSSGAGGQHVNKVATKVELTFDLYNSNAFSGFQKKRLESKLQSRLNKDHKLILFCNETRSQHRNKEIVIGRFLNLIKIALTVPKRRVPTKIPKSVIRKRLKNKRKQSEKKANRKRPNLD; encoded by the coding sequence ATGTTTGATGAAGAAACAGTATTAAAGGAGCTTTCTTTTAAGGCTTCGAGAAGTTCTGGAGCTGGAGGACAACATGTAAATAAGGTGGCTACAAAAGTTGAATTAACCTTCGATTTATATAACTCTAATGCCTTTTCAGGTTTTCAAAAGAAAAGGCTTGAATCAAAACTACAATCTAGATTAAACAAAGACCACAAACTTATTTTATTCTGTAACGAGACCAGAAGCCAACATAGAAATAAAGAGATTGTTATCGGTCGTTTTCTCAATTTAATAAAGATAGCGCTCACTGTTCCAAAAAGAAGGGTGCCAACCAAGATACCAAAATCCGTAATTCGGAAACGTTTAAAAAATAAGCGAAAACAATCTGAAAAAAAGGCGAACAGAAAGAGACCAAATTTAGACTAA
- the aat gene encoding leucyl/phenylalanyl-tRNA--protein transferase, whose translation MYYLGQELWFPDVKKASPEGLLAIGGDLTVERVLLAYKSGIFPWFEAQEPILWWSPDPRFVLFPKKIKVSKSMKQLLRKTKFTVTINKDFERVIKYCAQIKRKDQLDTWITNDMINTYMKLHELGFAKSVEVWEDNELVGGLYGVDLNNGVFSGESMFSMVNNASKVGLIYFLKHSNYKLIDCQVYTEHLERLGAEKIPRSVFLNYLNGK comes from the coding sequence ATGTATTATCTAGGTCAAGAATTGTGGTTTCCAGATGTAAAGAAAGCTTCTCCAGAGGGCTTGTTGGCCATAGGGGGAGACTTAACAGTAGAGCGTGTTTTGTTGGCATATAAATCTGGTATCTTCCCATGGTTTGAAGCTCAAGAACCAATTCTATGGTGGAGCCCCGACCCACGTTTTGTTTTATTTCCAAAAAAAATAAAGGTAAGTAAAAGCATGAAACAGTTACTTAGGAAAACTAAGTTTACGGTTACAATTAATAAAGATTTTGAACGTGTAATTAAGTATTGTGCACAAATAAAACGAAAAGATCAACTTGATACCTGGATTACAAATGATATGATAAATACCTACATGAAGTTACATGAGTTGGGATTCGCAAAATCTGTTGAGGTATGGGAAGATAATGAACTTGTAGGTGGTTTATATGGTGTCGATTTAAACAATGGCGTGTTTTCTGGAGAAAGTATGTTTTCTATGGTTAACAATGCCAGTAAGGTCGGGTTGATATATTTTTTAAAACATAGTAATTACAAGCTAATAGATTGTCAGGTATATACAGAACATTTGGAGCGTCTTGGGGCAGAAAAAATACCTAGATCTGTGTTCTTAAACTATTTGAACGGCAAATAG
- a CDS encoding TonB-dependent receptor, protein MKNLFLFLTLLVLSVSASAQQNQIQQDSTSREKLDEVLVKAVRVDADSPITHSNVSKEELAKRNLGQDIPTLLNYLPSVVTTSDAGAGIGYSGIRVRGTDATRVNVTINGIPYNDPESQGTFWVNLGDFASSTESLQLQRGVGTSINGSAAFGASLNILTDAYSDEAYAEISNSFGSYSTRKHTVKLSTGLINDHFEVSGRFSKIDSDGYIDRAFTDLKAFFLQGVYKDENTLIKAVTFGGAERTYQAWFGTPLARINGDTQGVETFIADNFLSDAEAENLRNSDRRYNYYTYEDETDNYWQDHFQLHWNERFDNNWSTNIGLNYTKGKGYFEQYKPEESAEDFANLIEEGSDVIVRRWLDNNFYVANANVTYKNEAVEIITGLSYSTYDGDHFGEVIWGSDLATGTQIRDNYYFGDAVKNDFSVFSKATFKLSDVVTGFIDLQGRFVGYETDGLNSDRDVFITDANFSFFNPKFGLTYKPSVNNSFYASFARANREPNRDDFENGVTENETLNDIELGWRHNTEKVALSTNVYYMFYQNQLVLTGGLDDVGSPIRATSGKSYRLGLEVDANVKFCDAFTTSTNVAISRNKNKDFTSSIDGALVNLGDTNISFSPNLIIGNALNFFPSKNLQLSLLSKFVGEQYMGNVDSDVSKLDSYFVNDFNLNYVIKPNRIFESITLTALVNNIFNKEYVSNGYYFTFDDTWTDPNVVTTIEGAGFYPQATTNYLVGATLRF, encoded by the coding sequence ATGAAAAATTTATTTCTTTTTCTAACACTTTTAGTGTTGTCAGTCAGCGCTAGTGCGCAACAAAATCAAATTCAACAAGACTCAACTTCAAGAGAAAAATTAGACGAAGTCTTGGTGAAAGCAGTTAGAGTAGATGCCGATTCTCCAATTACGCACTCTAATGTTTCTAAAGAAGAATTGGCAAAACGAAACTTAGGGCAAGACATTCCTACATTACTTAACTATTTACCATCGGTTGTCACTACCAGTGATGCTGGTGCAGGTATTGGTTACTCTGGTATTCGTGTTCGTGGTACAGATGCTACACGTGTTAATGTTACAATTAATGGTATTCCTTACAATGACCCCGAGAGCCAAGGTACATTTTGGGTAAATCTTGGGGATTTTGCTTCTTCAACCGAAAGTTTACAGTTACAACGTGGTGTCGGGACTTCTATTAATGGTTCTGCTGCATTTGGTGCGAGTTTGAATATATTAACCGATGCTTATTCAGATGAAGCCTATGCCGAAATATCTAATAGTTTTGGTAGTTACAGTACCAGAAAGCATACTGTAAAATTGAGTACTGGTTTAATCAATGACCATTTTGAAGTTTCCGGACGTTTTTCTAAAATAGATTCCGATGGTTATATAGATAGAGCTTTTACAGATTTAAAGGCATTTTTCCTTCAAGGGGTTTATAAAGATGAAAATACCTTAATCAAGGCGGTTACTTTTGGTGGTGCCGAAAGAACATACCAAGCTTGGTTTGGTACTCCCTTGGCGAGAATTAATGGAGATACACAAGGTGTAGAAACATTTATCGCCGATAATTTTTTAAGTGATGCTGAGGCAGAAAATCTTAGGAATTCGGATAGAAGATATAATTACTATACCTACGAAGATGAAACCGATAACTATTGGCAAGACCATTTTCAACTACACTGGAATGAAAGGTTCGACAATAACTGGTCTACAAACATAGGTTTAAATTACACCAAAGGAAAGGGGTATTTTGAACAGTATAAACCTGAAGAGTCTGCAGAAGATTTTGCTAATTTAATCGAAGAGGGTTCTGATGTTATAGTTAGAAGATGGTTGGATAATAATTTTTATGTGGCTAATGCCAATGTAACTTACAAGAATGAAGCCGTAGAAATAATTACAGGTTTATCATACAGTACTTATGATGGTGATCATTTTGGTGAGGTAATTTGGGGAAGCGATCTGGCTACGGGAACTCAAATTAGAGACAACTACTATTTTGGAGATGCTGTTAAAAACGATTTTAGTGTATTCTCTAAAGCTACATTCAAATTATCTGATGTTGTAACTGGTTTTATCGATTTACAAGGTCGTTTTGTAGGTTATGAAACAGATGGGTTAAATTCAGACAGGGATGTATTTATTACAGATGCCAATTTTAGTTTTTTCAATCCAAAGTTTGGTTTGACATACAAGCCTAGTGTAAATAATAGTTTTTATGCTTCTTTCGCAAGAGCTAATAGAGAACCTAATAGAGATGATTTTGAGAACGGTGTAACTGAAAATGAAACCTTAAATGATATTGAGCTTGGTTGGAGGCACAATACAGAAAAAGTAGCGCTAAGTACAAATGTTTACTATATGTTTTATCAAAACCAACTTGTGTTAACAGGTGGATTAGATGACGTTGGTAGTCCAATTAGAGCAACTAGTGGAAAAAGTTACAGACTAGGTTTAGAGGTAGATGCCAATGTTAAATTTTGTGATGCGTTTACAACATCAACCAATGTTGCAATAAGCAGAAACAAGAATAAAGACTTCACCTCTTCAATAGATGGAGCATTGGTAAACCTTGGGGATACCAATATCTCGTTTTCGCCAAACTTAATTATTGGTAATGCACTTAATTTCTTTCCCTCCAAAAACCTTCAATTGTCGCTGTTAAGTAAATTTGTTGGTGAACAATATATGGGTAACGTAGACTCTGATGTTTCTAAGTTGGACAGTTATTTTGTAAACGACTTTAATTTGAACTATGTAATTAAACCCAATAGGATATTTGAGTCGATTACCTTAACAGCCTTAGTAAATAATATTTTTAACAAAGAATATGTTTCTAATGGTTATTATTTTACTTTCGATGACACATGGACAGACCCTAATGTTGTTACAACTATTGAAGGTGCAGGATTTTATCCGCAAGCAACAACAAATTATTTAGTTGGAGCCACGCTTAGGTTTTAA
- a CDS encoding geranylgeranylglyceryl/heptaprenylglyceryl phosphate synthase codes for MKSIYKNIESSILKGEKLLAVLIDPDKMKLEQLSGFMLKLNQSVTTHVFIGGSRVNAQATDNLVKEVKKYTHLPIVLFPGDVNQISDQADALLYLSLISGRNPEYLIGKHVLAIPRLLEMDLEIIPTGYLLIDGGKKTAVESVTATKSLPQENTQDIINTAKAGEFLGMKLIYLEAGSGANIAVAPEIISSVKAYVDIPIIVGGGIRTKQQLDLAYKNGADLVVIGTAFEEDDSFFDELKK; via the coding sequence ATGAAGTCGATTTACAAAAATATTGAGTCTTCAATTCTAAAAGGAGAAAAGCTATTAGCAGTTCTTATAGATCCCGACAAAATGAAACTAGAACAGCTTTCTGGTTTTATGCTTAAACTTAACCAGTCTGTTACCACACATGTGTTTATTGGGGGAAGTAGAGTTAATGCTCAGGCTACAGATAACCTAGTAAAAGAGGTTAAAAAGTATACTCATCTTCCAATTGTTTTATTTCCAGGAGATGTCAATCAGATTTCAGATCAAGCAGATGCGTTATTGTACTTATCATTAATCTCGGGTAGAAACCCCGAGTATTTAATAGGGAAACATGTTCTGGCTATTCCTCGATTACTGGAGATGGATTTAGAAATCATACCCACAGGTTATCTTTTAATAGATGGCGGAAAAAAAACAGCGGTGGAAAGCGTTACAGCCACTAAGTCATTACCTCAAGAAAATACCCAAGATATTATCAATACCGCCAAAGCAGGTGAGTTTTTGGGAATGAAACTAATATATTTGGAGGCAGGAAGTGGAGCTAACATAGCTGTTGCCCCAGAAATAATCAGTAGCGTTAAGGCTTATGTAGATATACCAATTATTGTTGGAGGAGGTATTCGAACAAAGCAACAATTAGATTTGGCCTACAAAAACGGAGCAGACCTAGTCGTTATAGGAACTGCTTTTGAGGAAGACGACTCATTTTTTGATGAATTAAAAAAGTAA
- the greA gene encoding transcription elongation factor GreA, giving the protein MSKVSYYTAEGLKKLRDELNHLKDVERPKASQAIAEARDKGDLSENAEYDAAKEAQGMLEMKISKMEETLANARVIDESQLDTSKVLALSTVKIKNQTNGMEMTYTLVAESEADLKTGKISVNSPIGKGLLGKSVGDVAEIKVPNGIMKFDIIEITRA; this is encoded by the coding sequence ATGAGTAAAGTATCTTATTACACCGCCGAAGGATTAAAAAAATTAAGAGACGAATTAAATCATTTAAAAGATGTAGAGAGGCCTAAGGCTTCTCAAGCAATAGCCGAAGCCAGAGACAAAGGGGATTTAAGTGAGAATGCAGAATACGATGCTGCTAAGGAAGCTCAAGGTATGCTAGAAATGAAAATTTCTAAAATGGAGGAGACTTTGGCAAATGCAAGGGTTATAGATGAATCTCAATTAGACACTTCAAAAGTACTCGCCTTATCTACAGTTAAAATCAAGAACCAAACTAATGGTATGGAAATGACCTATACCTTAGTTGCAGAAAGCGAAGCCGATTTAAAAACGGGTAAAATTTCTGTGAATTCTCCAATTGGGAAAGGATTATTAGGTAAATCTGTTGGTGATGTAGCCGAAATAAAAGTGCCTAACGGTATCATGAAATTTGATATTATAGAAATAACCAGAGCTTAA